One Brassica napus cultivar Da-Ae chromosome C4, Da-Ae, whole genome shotgun sequence genomic region harbors:
- the LOC111213354 gene encoding 60S ribosomal protein L38, whose amino-acid sequence MPKQIHEIKDFLLTARRKDARSVKIKRSKDIVKFKVRCSRYLYTLCVFDQEKADKLKQSLPPGLSVQDL is encoded by the exons ATG CCTAAGCAAATCCACGAGATCAAGGACTTCCTTCTGACGGCGAGAAGGAAGGATGCTAGGTCTGTGAAGATCAAGAGAAGCAAGGACATCGTCAAGTTCAAGGTCAGGTGCTCTAGATACCTCTACACACTATGCGTCTTCGACCAAGAGAAGGCTGATAAGCTTAAGCAGTCACTTCCTCCAG GTTTGAGTGTTCAAGACCTTTGA